In Hippocampus zosterae strain Florida chromosome 3, ASM2543408v3, whole genome shotgun sequence, a genomic segment contains:
- the adm2b gene encoding uncharacterized protein adm2b, protein MCALLPAWTCLLFGLLPLETQSRAQLSQNVQSTRHRPSKCFKHMALPTSDYAIALDDAVTLAENRFIWRVLRMKEPSPRWFEMEGEAWPSARGRTRGRRHAKSRRTHRQMMRAGCVLGTCQVQNLSHRLYQLIGRRGRHDSSPIDPRSPHSYG, encoded by the exons ATGTGTGCGCTGCTGCCGGCGTGGACGTGTCTTCTCTTCGGCCTCCTACCCCTGGAAACCCAGAGTCGGGCGCAGTTGAGCCAGAATGTCCAGAGTACCAGACACAG ACCTTCCAAATGTTTCAAACACATGGCACTGCCTACGTCAGATTACGCCATCGCCCTTGATGACGCAGTCACCCTGGCAGAGAATCGTTTTATCTGGCGGGTCCTCAGGATGAAGGAACCCTCGCCGAGGTGGTTTGAAATGGAGGGGGAAGCATGGCCAAGCGCACGGGGTAGGACCCGAGGACGTCGCCACGCCAAAAGTCGAAGGACCCAcaggcagatgatgagggcggGCTGTGTCCTGGGCACCTGTCAGGTGCAGAACCTCAGCCATCGTCTCTATCAGCTGATTGGACGCAGAGGCAGGCATGACTCCTCCCCCATCGACCCTCGTAGTCCTCATAGCTACGGCTGA
- the miox gene encoding inositol oxygenase isoform X1, which translates to MSVINLGPDPYLAHQPNLTPKSERKDFRNFEAGSVAEHVYNTYKLMHTNQNVDFVKRKHLEWSGCSHAEMSMMDAVMSLDQLVDESDPDVDFPNSFHAFQTAEGIRNEHPDKEWFQLVGLIHDVGKVMALWGEPQWAVVGDTFPVGCAFQNSIVFRDSTFQDNPDDTNPSYKRLTILLKLTYFSCIVFVSSKYGIYKPNCGLDNVLLSWGHDEYLYRVLQFNKCSIPEEGLNMIRYHSFYPWHSEGDYMYLCNDEDLRMLSWVNEFNKFDIYTKVAELPDVKKLRPYYQLLIDKYCPGILKW; encoded by the exons ATGAGCGTCATTAACTTG GGTCCAGACCCATATCTGGCTCATCAGCCAAACCTGACACCTAAATCCGAAAGGAAAGACTTCCGAAACTTTGAG GCGGGGAGTGTTGCCGAGCATGTGTACAACACATACAAGCTGATGCACACTAACCAGAATGTGGACTTTGTCAAGCGAAAG CACTTGGAATGGAGCGGCTGCAGCCACGCCGAAATGTCCATGATGGACGCCGTCATGTCTCTGGACCAGCTGGTGGACGAATCTGATCCAGACGTGGACTTTCCCAACTCCTTCCATGCCTTCCAGACGGCCGAGGGCATCCGCAACGAGCACCCGGACAAAG agtggTTCCAGCTAGTGGGTCTGATTCATGATGTTGGGAAGGTCATGGCGCTGTGGGGGGAACCGCAG TGGGCCGTGGTCGGTGACACATTCCCTGTGGGCTGCGCGTTTCAAAACTCCATTGTGTTCCGGGACAGCACCTTCCAGGATAACCCAGACGACACAAATCCCAGCTACAA AAGACTCACCATTTTGTTAAAGTTGACGTACTTTTCATGCATTGTTTTCGTCAGCTCTAAATATGGAATCTACAAACCAAATTGCGGGCTTGACAATGTGCTTTTGTCCTGGGGTCATGATG AGTACCTTTACCGCGTTCTCCAGTTCAACAAGTGCAGCATCCCCGAGGAG GGCCTCAACATGATCCGCTACCATTCCTTCTACCCATGGCACTCCGAAGGTGACTACATGTACCTGTGCAACGACGAAGACCTGCGAATGCTGTCTTGGGTTAATGAATTTAA CAAATTCGATATCTACACAAAAGTAGCTGAGCTGCCTGATGTGAAGAAGCTGCGTCCATACTACCAGCTACTGATCGACAAATACTGTCCCGGGATACTGAAATGGTGA
- the miox gene encoding inositol oxygenase isoform X2: MSVINLGPDPYLAHQPNLTPKSERKDFRNFEAGSVAEHVYNTYKLMHTNQNVDFVKRKHLEWSGCSHAEMSMMDAVMSLDQLVDESDPDVDFPNSFHAFQTAEGIRNEHPDKEWFQLVGLIHDVGKVMALWGEPQWAVVGDTFPVGCAFQNSIVFRDSTFQDNPDDTNPSYNSKYGIYKPNCGLDNVLLSWGHDEYLYRVLQFNKCSIPEEGLNMIRYHSFYPWHSEGDYMYLCNDEDLRMLSWVNEFNKFDIYTKVAELPDVKKLRPYYQLLIDKYCPGILKW; encoded by the exons ATGAGCGTCATTAACTTG GGTCCAGACCCATATCTGGCTCATCAGCCAAACCTGACACCTAAATCCGAAAGGAAAGACTTCCGAAACTTTGAG GCGGGGAGTGTTGCCGAGCATGTGTACAACACATACAAGCTGATGCACACTAACCAGAATGTGGACTTTGTCAAGCGAAAG CACTTGGAATGGAGCGGCTGCAGCCACGCCGAAATGTCCATGATGGACGCCGTCATGTCTCTGGACCAGCTGGTGGACGAATCTGATCCAGACGTGGACTTTCCCAACTCCTTCCATGCCTTCCAGACGGCCGAGGGCATCCGCAACGAGCACCCGGACAAAG agtggTTCCAGCTAGTGGGTCTGATTCATGATGTTGGGAAGGTCATGGCGCTGTGGGGGGAACCGCAG TGGGCCGTGGTCGGTGACACATTCCCTGTGGGCTGCGCGTTTCAAAACTCCATTGTGTTCCGGGACAGCACCTTCCAGGATAACCCAGACGACACAAATCCCAGCTACAA CTCTAAATATGGAATCTACAAACCAAATTGCGGGCTTGACAATGTGCTTTTGTCCTGGGGTCATGATG AGTACCTTTACCGCGTTCTCCAGTTCAACAAGTGCAGCATCCCCGAGGAG GGCCTCAACATGATCCGCTACCATTCCTTCTACCCATGGCACTCCGAAGGTGACTACATGTACCTGTGCAACGACGAAGACCTGCGAATGCTGTCTTGGGTTAATGAATTTAA CAAATTCGATATCTACACAAAAGTAGCTGAGCTGCCTGATGTGAAGAAGCTGCGTCCATACTACCAGCTACTGATCGACAAATACTGTCCCGGGATACTGAAATGGTGA